One genomic region from Streptomyces sp. NBC_01304 encodes:
- a CDS encoding pyridoxamine 5'-phosphate oxidase family protein, whose product MTSRYAQIAFTSQVRGHQAEHGSVRGYDRMAASGPREADRLGEDEEWFIGERDSFYLASISETGWPYVQHRGGPKGFLRPLDGGRALAFADFRGNKQYITTGNLDHDDRVALFLIDYPRRARLKIYGRARTVRAEDEPQLLTAVRDAEYRAVVERVMVIDVEAYDWNCSQHLTPRFSEDEVQEAVRPLRARLDELERENAELRATGRGVRAP is encoded by the coding sequence ATGACTAGCCGATACGCCCAGATCGCCTTCACCAGCCAGGTCCGCGGCCACCAGGCCGAGCACGGCAGCGTGCGCGGCTACGACCGGATGGCCGCCTCGGGTCCGCGCGAGGCGGACCGGCTAGGCGAGGACGAGGAGTGGTTCATCGGCGAGCGGGACAGCTTCTACCTTGCCAGCATCAGCGAGACCGGCTGGCCGTACGTCCAGCACCGCGGGGGCCCCAAGGGGTTCCTGCGGCCGCTGGACGGGGGGCGGGCCCTGGCCTTCGCGGACTTCCGGGGCAACAAGCAGTACATCACCACCGGCAACCTCGACCACGACGACCGGGTCGCGCTCTTCCTGATCGACTACCCGCGCCGGGCCCGCCTGAAGATCTACGGGCGGGCCCGGACGGTACGGGCCGAGGACGAGCCGCAGCTGCTCACGGCGGTGCGGGACGCGGAGTACCGCGCCGTCGTGGAGCGCGTGATGGTGATCGACGTGGAGGCGTACGACTGGAACTGCAGCCAGCACCTCACCCCCCGCTTCTCCGAGGACGAGGTCCAGGAGGCGGTACGCCCGCTTCGGGCGCGCCTGGACGAGCTGGAGAGGGAGAACGCGGAGCTGAGGGCGACAGGCCGGGGGGTTCGTGCCCCGTAA